tctcCCCTTACAGGTACAGTTagtatttaacctttaacctttaacctctcCCCTTACAGGTACAGTTAGTATTTcacctttaacctttaacctctcCCCTTACAGGTACTGTTAGTATTtgacctttaacccctaacctctcGCCTTACAGGTACAGTTAGTATTTcacctttaacctttaacctctcCCCTTACATGTACTGTTAGTATTTGACATTTAACCTCTCCCCTTACAGATACAGTTACTATTtgacctttaacccctaacctctccccTTACAGGTACAGTTAATCTTTGACCTATAACCCCTAACCTCTCCCATTACAGGTACTGTTAGTATTTGACCTTTAACCTCCAACCTCTCCCCTTACAGGTACTGTTAGTATTTGCCAAAGAGGACAGCCAGAATAATGGGTTCTGCTGGGCGTGTGAGAAGGCCAACTTCAGGTGTAACGTGGCGAGGACGCCAGAGGCAGCGCTGGAGTGTTTCCAGGAAAAGCACCACGACCTCGTCATCATCGACCACAGACATTCCAGATACTTCGACGCTGAATCACTATGCCGGTACGTTATATCAGTAGGTTAGGTATATGCTGGTACGTTATATCAGTAGGTTAGGTATATGCTGGTACGTTATATCAGTAGGTTAGGTATATGCTGGTACGTTATATCAGTAGGTTAGGTATATGCTGGTACGTTATATCAGTAGGTTAGGTATATGCTGGTACGTTATATCAGTAGGTTAGGTA
This is a stretch of genomic DNA from Oncorhynchus tshawytscha isolate Ot180627B unplaced genomic scaffold, Otsh_v2.0 Un_contig_5371_pilon_pilon, whole genome shotgun sequence. It encodes these proteins:
- the LOC121843245 gene encoding high affinity cAMP-specific and IBMX-insensitive 3',5'-cyclic phosphodiesterase 8B-like — protein: MRLYEDHLEVLLVFAKEDSQNNGFCWACEKANFRCNVARTPEAALECFQEKHHDLVIIDHRHSRYFDAESLCRYVISVG